Proteins co-encoded in one Hymenobacter swuensis DY53 genomic window:
- a CDS encoding MarR family winged helix-turn-helix transcriptional regulator: MTPEETVDYNIKVAWHAISRMYNTQAAKHDITTSIGFVLLNIDQENGTPATKIAPLLGLETRSLTRILRSMEEKGLIYKQADTQDKRSVRIFLTEEGLRGKEISRQTVRHFNLKVRDKIPQSELNVFFKVVAQITGMIEGKTLYDDFKLKPLRSESPA; encoded by the coding sequence GGCACGCCATTTCGCGTATGTATAATACGCAGGCCGCCAAGCACGACATCACCACGAGCATTGGCTTCGTGCTGCTGAACATCGACCAGGAAAACGGCACGCCCGCTACCAAAATTGCGCCGCTGCTGGGCCTCGAAACCCGCTCCCTGACGCGCATTCTGCGCTCGATGGAAGAAAAGGGCCTCATCTATAAACAGGCCGACACCCAGGACAAACGCTCGGTGCGCATCTTCCTGACCGAGGAAGGCCTGCGCGGCAAGGAAATTTCCCGCCAGACGGTGCGCCACTTCAACCTGAAGGTGCGCGACAAAATTCCGCAGAGCGAGCTGAACGTGTTTTTCAAAGTAGTAGCTCAGATTACGGGCATGATTGAGGGCAAAACCCTCTACGACGACTTCAAACTGAAACCCCTGCGCTCCGAGTCGCCGGCCTAG
- a CDS encoding 3-hydroxyacyl-CoA dehydrogenase/enoyl-CoA hydratase family protein: protein MNRTIKKVAVLGSGVMGSRIACHFANIGVQVLLLDIAPKELLPAEEAKGLKLDNPAVKNRIVNASLQAAVAANPSPLYRKQDVSRIKTGNFDDNLKDIAGCDWTIEVVVERLDIKKGLFERVEQFRKPGTLITSNTSGIPIHMMTEGRSDDFRKHFCGTHFFNPPRYLKLLEIIPTPETDKSVVDFLMHYGDLYLGKTTVLAKDTPAFIANRVGVFAIMDVVQVMSELGLTVEEVDKLTGPVIGHAKSATFRTSDVVGLDTMINVANGLAQNLPNDEAKHVFQLPDFIKKMAENKWLGDKTAQGFYKKVKGAGGKSEIQALDLNTLEYKPSAKVKFATLEATKPIEKLADRFKVLAAGKDKAGDFYRKTFAGLFAYVSNRIPEITDSLYKIDDALRAGFGWDLGPFETWDALGVQKGLELAKAEGKTVAPWVEEMVAAGHTAFYKVSEAGVKQFYDIESKSYQAIPGMENFIILDNLRATGKVLWKNAGASVLDMGDGILNVEFHSKMNALGSDVIQGLLKGVELAEKDFRGLVVGNDAPNFSAGANLGLVYMFALDQEYDELNLMIAQFQQAMMRMRYSSIPVVGAPHGLALGGGCELNLHCDRVVAAAETYMGLVEFGVGLIPGGGGTKEMTLRTALKYEEGEPEYNLLRNAFMTVSTAKVSTSAHEAFDLGFLRRGDEVVVNSNRVLAQAKAAAIELAEDGYTQPLQKTNIKVQGKGALGMFLTGVHAMKEGRYISDHDVKIANKLAYIMCGGDLSSPTEVSEQYLLDLEREAFLSLTGERKTLERIQSILTTGKPLRN, encoded by the coding sequence ATGAACCGTACCATCAAAAAAGTAGCCGTATTGGGCTCCGGGGTGATGGGCTCGCGCATTGCGTGCCACTTCGCCAACATCGGTGTGCAGGTACTGCTGCTCGACATTGCGCCCAAGGAGCTGCTGCCCGCCGAGGAGGCCAAAGGCCTGAAGCTGGACAACCCGGCCGTGAAGAACCGCATCGTGAATGCCTCTCTGCAGGCGGCCGTGGCGGCCAACCCCTCGCCGCTCTACCGCAAGCAGGACGTGAGCCGCATCAAGACCGGCAACTTCGACGACAACCTCAAGGACATTGCCGGCTGCGACTGGACGATTGAGGTGGTAGTGGAGCGTCTTGACATCAAAAAGGGCCTGTTTGAGCGCGTAGAGCAGTTCCGCAAGCCCGGCACGCTCATCACCTCAAACACCTCGGGCATTCCGATTCATATGATGACGGAAGGTCGTTCCGACGACTTCCGCAAGCACTTCTGCGGTACGCACTTCTTCAACCCGCCCCGCTATCTGAAGCTGCTCGAAATCATCCCGACGCCGGAAACCGACAAGTCGGTGGTGGATTTCCTGATGCACTACGGCGACCTGTACCTGGGCAAAACCACGGTATTGGCCAAGGATACCCCGGCCTTCATTGCCAACCGCGTGGGCGTATTCGCCATCATGGACGTGGTGCAGGTGATGAGCGAGCTGGGCCTGACGGTGGAGGAAGTGGACAAGCTGACCGGGCCGGTTATCGGCCACGCTAAGTCGGCCACGTTCCGCACTTCCGACGTGGTGGGTCTGGATACGATGATCAACGTGGCCAACGGCCTCGCCCAGAATCTGCCCAACGACGAAGCCAAGCACGTGTTCCAATTGCCCGACTTCATCAAGAAGATGGCCGAGAACAAGTGGCTGGGCGATAAAACCGCCCAGGGCTTCTACAAGAAAGTGAAGGGCGCCGGTGGTAAGTCGGAAATTCAAGCCCTCGACCTGAATACGCTGGAATACAAGCCCAGCGCCAAGGTGAAATTTGCCACCCTGGAAGCCACCAAGCCGATTGAAAAGCTGGCGGACCGCTTCAAGGTGCTGGCCGCCGGCAAAGACAAGGCTGGGGACTTCTACCGCAAGACCTTCGCGGGCCTGTTTGCCTACGTGAGCAACCGGATTCCGGAAATCACCGACTCGCTCTACAAGATTGACGACGCCCTGCGCGCCGGCTTCGGCTGGGACCTGGGCCCCTTCGAAACCTGGGATGCCCTGGGCGTGCAGAAGGGTCTGGAGCTGGCCAAGGCCGAAGGCAAAACCGTAGCGCCGTGGGTAGAGGAGATGGTAGCCGCCGGCCACACCGCCTTCTATAAAGTGAGCGAAGCGGGCGTGAAGCAGTTCTACGACATCGAGTCGAAGAGCTACCAGGCCATTCCGGGCATGGAGAACTTCATCATTCTGGATAACCTGCGCGCCACGGGTAAAGTGCTGTGGAAAAATGCCGGGGCTTCGGTGCTCGACATGGGCGACGGTATCCTGAACGTGGAGTTCCACTCGAAGATGAACGCGCTGGGTTCCGACGTAATCCAGGGTTTGCTGAAAGGCGTGGAGCTGGCCGAAAAGGACTTCCGCGGCCTCGTGGTAGGCAACGACGCGCCGAACTTCTCGGCCGGTGCCAACCTGGGCCTCGTGTACATGTTTGCGCTGGACCAGGAGTACGACGAGCTGAACCTGATGATTGCCCAGTTCCAGCAGGCCATGATGCGGATGCGCTACAGCAGCATTCCGGTGGTGGGCGCGCCCCACGGCCTGGCCCTGGGCGGCGGCTGCGAGCTGAACCTGCACTGCGACCGGGTGGTAGCGGCGGCCGAAACCTACATGGGCCTCGTGGAATTCGGCGTGGGCCTGATTCCGGGCGGCGGCGGCACCAAGGAAATGACTTTGCGCACCGCCCTCAAGTACGAGGAAGGCGAGCCGGAGTACAACCTGCTGCGCAACGCCTTCATGACGGTGAGCACCGCCAAAGTATCCACCTCGGCCCACGAAGCCTTCGACCTGGGCTTCCTGCGCCGCGGCGACGAAGTGGTGGTGAACTCCAACCGCGTACTGGCCCAGGCCAAAGCCGCCGCCATTGAGCTGGCCGAGGATGGCTACACCCAGCCGCTGCAGAAAACCAACATCAAGGTGCAGGGCAAAGGCGCCCTGGGCATGTTCCTGACCGGCGTGCACGCCATGAAGGAAGGCCGCTACATCTCCGACCACGACGTGAAAATTGCCAACAAGCTGGCCTACATCATGTGCGGCGGCGACCTGAGCAGCCCCACCGAAGTATCGGAGCAGTACCTGCTGGACCTGGAGCGCGAAGCCTTCCTCAGCCTCACCGGCGAGCGGAAAACGCTGGAGCGGATTCAGTCGATTCTGACGACCGGCAAACCGCTTCGTAATTAG
- a CDS encoding four helix bundle protein encodes MVSRHRFRDLKIWQKAMLITKLTYQCCVLFPPDERFGLTSQMRRAAVSIPSNIAEGVGRGSAKDFGQFLSIATGSAYELETQFLLAAEFGYLDETRLQAVVSELVELQKMLYGFQKSLQSEN; translated from the coding sequence ATGGTAAGTCGGCATCGTTTTCGGGATTTAAAAATCTGGCAGAAGGCGATGCTGATTACCAAGCTCACTTATCAATGCTGCGTGCTGTTTCCGCCTGACGAACGGTTCGGGCTAACCTCGCAGATGCGCCGGGCTGCTGTTTCTATTCCTTCAAACATTGCTGAAGGAGTTGGGCGTGGTTCAGCAAAAGATTTCGGACAGTTTCTTTCAATTGCCACCGGTTCAGCCTACGAGTTAGAAACCCAGTTTCTGCTGGCGGCTGAGTTCGGATACTTAGATGAAACCCGATTACAAGCCGTGGTAAGTGAGTTGGTAGAACTGCAAAAGATGCTCTACGGCTTTCAAAAAAGTCTTCAATCTGAGAACTAA
- a CDS encoding acetyl-CoA C-acyltransferase, protein MNAYIVAGYRTAVGKANRGGFRFTRPDDLAADVIKHLVASVPQLDPTRIDDVIVGNAVPEAEQGLQMGRLISLLALPMNVSGLIVNRYCGSGVETIAMAAGKIAAGMADCIVAGGTESMSLVPTVGWKTVPNYKLAQQHPDYYLGMGLTAEAVAQDYGITREDQDQFAYNSHQKAIKAIQEGKFKEQIVPVTVEETYLDQATGKKKNRSFVVDTDEGPRADTSLEALGKLRPVFAANGSVTAGNSSQTSDGAAFVIVMSERMVKELNLEPIARMVTYATEGIDPRIMGMGPIKAVPKALRQAGMKLQDIDLFELNEAFASQSLAVMRELDMDQSKVNVNGGAIALGHPLGCSGAKLSIQLFHELRARGQKYGMVTACVGGGQGVAGIYELLK, encoded by the coding sequence ATGAACGCATATATCGTAGCCGGTTACCGTACGGCCGTTGGCAAAGCCAACCGTGGCGGTTTCCGCTTCACCCGTCCCGATGACCTCGCCGCCGACGTCATCAAGCACTTGGTGGCCTCGGTGCCCCAGCTGGACCCAACCCGCATCGACGACGTGATTGTGGGCAACGCCGTGCCGGAGGCCGAACAGGGCCTGCAGATGGGCCGTCTGATTTCGCTGCTGGCTTTGCCGATGAACGTGTCGGGCCTCATCGTGAACCGCTACTGCGGTTCCGGCGTGGAAACCATTGCCATGGCCGCCGGTAAAATTGCCGCCGGCATGGCCGACTGCATCGTGGCCGGTGGTACCGAAAGCATGAGCCTGGTGCCCACCGTGGGCTGGAAAACCGTGCCCAACTACAAGCTCGCCCAGCAGCATCCTGATTACTACCTCGGTATGGGCCTCACCGCCGAAGCCGTGGCCCAGGATTACGGCATCACCCGCGAAGACCAGGACCAGTTTGCCTACAACTCGCACCAGAAGGCCATCAAAGCCATCCAGGAAGGCAAGTTCAAGGAGCAGATTGTGCCCGTAACCGTGGAGGAAACCTACCTCGACCAGGCCACCGGCAAAAAGAAAAACCGCTCGTTCGTAGTCGATACCGACGAAGGCCCCCGCGCCGATACCTCCCTGGAAGCCCTGGGCAAGTTGCGCCCCGTGTTTGCCGCCAACGGCTCGGTAACGGCTGGTAACTCCTCGCAGACTTCCGACGGGGCCGCCTTCGTCATTGTGATGTCGGAGCGCATGGTGAAGGAGCTGAACCTGGAGCCGATTGCCCGCATGGTGACCTACGCCACCGAAGGCATCGACCCGCGCATCATGGGCATGGGCCCCATTAAGGCCGTGCCGAAGGCGCTGCGCCAGGCCGGCATGAAGCTCCAGGACATCGACCTGTTTGAGCTGAACGAGGCCTTCGCCTCCCAGAGCCTCGCCGTGATGCGCGAGCTGGACATGGACCAGAGCAAAGTGAACGTGAACGGCGGCGCCATTGCCCTCGGTCACCCGCTGGGCTGCTCCGGTGCCAAGCTCAGCATCCAGCTGTTCCACGAGCTGCGCGCCCGGGGCCAGAAGTACGGCATGGTAACCGCCTGCGTAGGCGGCGGCCAGGGCGTAGCTGGCATCTACGAATTGCTGAAGTAG
- a CDS encoding acyl-CoA dehydrogenase family protein, translating to MEVTNQLVKGGEFIIKETDAQDVFTPADFSEEQNMMHQTALDFVEKEVTPLLDRLDNHEEGLMRGLMEKAGELGLFGVSIPEQYGGLDMDFPTSLRVTEGVGGGHSFPVAFAAHTGIAMLPILYFGNEEQKAKYLPGLTNGELMGAYCLTEPGSGSDALGAKTKAMPTEDGEHYVLNGQKMWITNGGFADVFIVFAQVDGDKFTGFIIEKETPGLSLGNEEHKMGIKGSSTRQVFLSDVKVPKSAVLGEIGKGHLIAFNILNIGRIKLAAACLGATKMASTLSVKYANERVQFKLPISKFGAIKYKLAQQAVRIYAVESAIYRAGMDIYRMEQELLGKGQSHNEALLGAAREFAVECALLKVEGSEVLDYVVDEGVQIYGGYGFSADYPMDRAYRDSRINRIFEGTNEINRMLLVDMILKKGLKGELDLMGPAQAVQQELMAIPDFNLEEETGLFAAEKKTIAKLKKAILMVAGTAVQKYMNSLAKEQEVLMNIADMAIKVYTAESTLLRVEKEAAAKGEEAVSTQIDIARVYLYDTVDQVNKFGKDAIGTMTEGDEQRLLAMGLKRFTKADLYNAKEARRRIADKLIAANEYAY from the coding sequence ATGGAAGTAACCAACCAACTTGTGAAAGGCGGCGAGTTTATCATCAAGGAAACCGACGCCCAGGACGTATTTACGCCCGCCGATTTTTCGGAGGAGCAGAACATGATGCACCAGACCGCTCTCGACTTCGTGGAGAAGGAGGTGACGCCGCTGCTGGACCGCCTCGATAACCACGAGGAAGGCCTCATGCGCGGCCTGATGGAAAAGGCCGGCGAGCTGGGCCTGTTCGGCGTGAGCATTCCCGAGCAGTACGGCGGGTTGGACATGGACTTCCCCACGTCGCTGCGCGTGACGGAGGGTGTGGGTGGTGGCCACTCGTTCCCGGTGGCTTTCGCGGCCCACACCGGCATTGCCATGCTGCCTATTCTATACTTCGGCAACGAGGAGCAGAAAGCCAAGTACCTGCCCGGCCTCACCAACGGCGAGCTGATGGGTGCCTACTGCCTCACCGAGCCCGGCTCCGGTTCCGACGCCCTAGGCGCCAAAACCAAAGCCATGCCCACCGAGGACGGCGAGCATTACGTGCTCAACGGCCAGAAAATGTGGATTACGAACGGTGGTTTCGCCGACGTATTCATCGTGTTTGCCCAGGTGGACGGTGATAAGTTCACCGGCTTCATCATCGAGAAAGAAACGCCTGGCCTGAGCCTCGGCAACGAGGAGCACAAGATGGGTATCAAGGGTTCCTCGACCCGCCAGGTGTTCCTGTCCGACGTGAAAGTGCCGAAATCGGCGGTGCTGGGCGAGATTGGCAAAGGCCACCTCATTGCCTTCAACATCCTGAACATCGGCCGCATCAAGCTGGCGGCCGCTTGCCTGGGTGCTACCAAAATGGCTTCCACGCTGAGCGTGAAATATGCCAACGAGCGGGTGCAGTTCAAGCTGCCCATCAGCAAGTTCGGCGCTATCAAGTACAAGCTGGCCCAGCAGGCTGTGCGGATCTACGCCGTAGAATCGGCTATTTACCGCGCCGGCATGGACATCTACCGCATGGAGCAGGAGCTGCTCGGCAAAGGCCAGAGCCACAACGAGGCTCTGCTGGGTGCCGCCCGCGAGTTTGCCGTGGAGTGCGCTCTGCTGAAAGTAGAAGGCTCGGAAGTGCTCGACTACGTGGTGGACGAAGGCGTGCAGATCTACGGTGGCTATGGCTTCTCGGCCGACTACCCGATGGACCGCGCTTACCGGGATTCGCGCATCAACCGCATCTTCGAGGGCACCAACGAAATCAACCGCATGCTGCTCGTGGACATGATCCTGAAAAAGGGTCTGAAAGGCGAGCTGGATCTGATGGGCCCGGCCCAGGCCGTGCAGCAGGAGCTGATGGCTATTCCGGACTTCAACTTGGAAGAAGAAACCGGCCTGTTCGCCGCCGAGAAAAAGACCATTGCCAAGCTGAAAAAGGCCATCCTGATGGTAGCCGGTACGGCCGTGCAGAAGTACATGAACTCGCTCGCCAAGGAGCAGGAAGTACTGATGAACATTGCCGACATGGCCATCAAGGTGTACACCGCCGAAAGCACGCTGCTGCGCGTGGAGAAAGAAGCCGCCGCTAAAGGCGAGGAGGCCGTTTCGACGCAGATCGACATTGCCCGCGTGTACCTCTACGACACCGTGGATCAGGTGAATAAGTTCGGCAAGGACGCCATCGGCACCATGACCGAGGGTGACGAGCAGCGTCTGCTGGCCATGGGCCTAAAGCGCTTCACCAAAGCCGACCTCTACAACGCCAAAGAAGCTCGTCGCCGCATCGCCGACAAGCTGATTGCCGCCAACGAGTACGCCTACTAA
- a CDS encoding Glu/Leu/Phe/Val family dehydrogenase, translated as MANEQVQGKDFYESVLRFYDHAASFSKLDPGIIAQIRACNSIYKVNFPVEVDGHVQVFEGIRVQHSHHKLPSKGGIRYSVYVDEEEVMALATLMTFKCALVDVPFGGAKGGVKINPRTTPVNILERVTRRYATELIKKNLIGPGMDVPAPDYGTGSREMAWIADTYQTFKYGDTNALGCVTGKPVGQGGIRGRTEATGLGVFYGLRELLLDEPMLAKVGLSSGVAGKRIIVQGLGNVGYYAAKFCQEAGALIIGIAEREGGVFSEAGLDVEALFQHRQQTGSVLGFAGAEDVAESLDLLERECDVLIPAALENQIHEGNADRIKAKIIAEGANGPTTQAAEQILLAKGVIILPDLYLNAGGVTVSYFEWLKNLSNVRFGRMGKRAEEGAMRRLVETIERTTGKIISPQERQLIVHGADEIDLVHSGLEDTMITAYQSIRKVMDDVEGITDLRTAAFYSAIEKIGVSYQSLGIFP; from the coding sequence ATGGCCAACGAACAGGTACAGGGCAAAGACTTTTACGAGAGCGTGCTGCGGTTTTACGACCACGCAGCCAGCTTCTCCAAGCTCGACCCCGGCATTATCGCCCAGATCCGGGCCTGCAACAGCATCTACAAGGTCAACTTCCCAGTGGAAGTAGACGGCCACGTGCAGGTGTTCGAAGGCATCCGGGTGCAGCATAGCCACCACAAGCTGCCCAGCAAGGGCGGCATCCGCTACAGCGTGTACGTGGATGAGGAGGAGGTAATGGCCCTGGCGACCCTGATGACGTTCAAGTGTGCCCTGGTGGACGTGCCCTTCGGCGGTGCGAAAGGCGGCGTGAAAATCAACCCGCGCACCACGCCCGTGAATATCTTGGAGCGCGTGACGCGGCGCTACGCCACGGAGCTGATCAAAAAGAACCTCATCGGTCCCGGCATGGACGTGCCGGCCCCCGACTACGGCACCGGCAGCCGCGAAATGGCCTGGATTGCCGATACCTACCAGACATTCAAGTATGGCGACACCAATGCGCTGGGCTGCGTAACCGGCAAGCCGGTGGGGCAGGGGGGCATCCGGGGGCGGACCGAGGCCACGGGCCTGGGCGTGTTCTACGGCCTGCGCGAGTTGCTGCTGGACGAGCCGATGCTAGCCAAAGTGGGCCTGAGCAGCGGCGTGGCCGGCAAGCGTATCATCGTGCAGGGGCTGGGCAACGTGGGCTACTACGCGGCCAAGTTCTGCCAGGAAGCCGGCGCCCTCATCATCGGTATTGCCGAGCGGGAAGGCGGCGTGTTCAGCGAAGCCGGCCTCGATGTGGAAGCCCTGTTTCAGCATCGCCAACAAACGGGCTCGGTACTGGGCTTCGCCGGGGCCGAGGACGTGGCCGAGTCGCTGGACCTGCTGGAGCGGGAGTGCGACGTGCTGATTCCGGCTGCGCTGGAAAACCAGATCCACGAAGGCAACGCTGACCGTATCAAGGCCAAAATCATTGCTGAAGGCGCTAACGGCCCCACCACCCAGGCCGCCGAGCAAATTCTACTGGCCAAGGGCGTCATCATTCTGCCCGACCTCTACCTCAACGCTGGCGGCGTAACGGTATCGTACTTCGAGTGGCTGAAAAACCTGTCGAATGTGCGCTTTGGACGCATGGGCAAGCGGGCCGAGGAAGGTGCAATGCGCCGGCTGGTGGAAACCATTGAGCGCACCACCGGCAAAATCATTAGCCCCCAGGAGCGCCAGCTCATCGTACACGGCGCCGACGAAATCGACTTGGTACACTCCGGCCTCGAGGACACCATGATTACCGCCTACCAGTCCATCCGCAAGGTGATGGACGACGTGGAGGGTATCACCGATCTGCGCACCGCCGCCTTCTACAGCGCCATCGAGAAAATCGGCGTCAGTTACCAGTCGCTTGGCATCTTCCCGTAA